The proteins below come from a single Danio aesculapii chromosome 23, fDanAes4.1, whole genome shotgun sequence genomic window:
- the si:dkey-93l1.9 gene encoding ninjurin-1 isoform X1 produces the protein MENQPHNQHGEAPGTGSRAGVLNINDYASKKSAAQSMLDVALLMANSSQLKTVLHSGAQQRFYNPLIALISISISLQLIVGLLLIFIVKSDLNDVKQQPRLNTMNNMATVFVFLTVLINIIITALGFESGGNSI, from the exons ATGGAGAATCAACCACACAATCAACATGGAGAG GCTCCTGGGACAGGAAGCAGAGCTGGTGTGTTAAACATTAATGATTACGCAAGTAAGAAGAGTGCAGCGCAGAGCATGCTGGATGTGGCTCTGCTGATGGCCAACTCCTCTCAGCTGAAGACGGTGCTTCATTCTGGAGCTCAGCAGCGCTTCTACAATCCTCTTATTGCTCTCATCTCAATCTCCATCTCACTGCAGCTGATTGTTGGACTCCTGCTCATCTTTATTG TGAAGTCCGACCTCAATGATGTGAAGCAGCAGCCGAGGTTGAACACGATGAACAACATGGCCACAGTTTTTGTGTTCCTTACTGTGCTTATCAATATCATCATCACAGCATTGGGATTTGAGTCTGGAGG aaacaGCATATGA
- the si:dkey-93l1.9 gene encoding ninjurin-1 isoform X2, producing MENQPHNQHGEAPGTGSRAGVLNINDYASKKSAAQSMLDVALLMANSSQLKTVLHSGAQQRFYNPLIALISISISLQLIVGLLLIFIVKSDLNDVKQQPRLNTMNNMATVFVFLTVLINIIITALGFESGG from the exons ATGGAGAATCAACCACACAATCAACATGGAGAG GCTCCTGGGACAGGAAGCAGAGCTGGTGTGTTAAACATTAATGATTACGCAAGTAAGAAGAGTGCAGCGCAGAGCATGCTGGATGTGGCTCTGCTGATGGCCAACTCCTCTCAGCTGAAGACGGTGCTTCATTCTGGAGCTCAGCAGCGCTTCTACAATCCTCTTATTGCTCTCATCTCAATCTCCATCTCACTGCAGCTGATTGTTGGACTCCTGCTCATCTTTATTG TGAAGTCCGACCTCAATGATGTGAAGCAGCAGCCGAGGTTGAACACGATGAACAACATGGCCACAGTTTTTGTGTTCCTTACTGTGCTTATCAATATCATCATCACAGCATTGGGATTTGAGTCTGGAGGGTGA